A stretch of the Gracilinanus agilis isolate LMUSP501 chromosome 4, AgileGrace, whole genome shotgun sequence genome encodes the following:
- the LOC123246742 gene encoding disintegrin and metalloproteinase domain-containing protein 30-like has translation MGSEGALHLSDSLLLLGLGTLLLDLGCLAQDLEYRADLGYHPEKALSYEVFIPRQLVPHRRNPDVAGQVTYLLLLEGKKQVIHLHPKKLHVSRHLRVFSFTKWGARLEDQPHIPSNCSYRGYVEGSPNSLATLNTCFGGLRGIVNMYGSFYQIEPLNGSTKFEHVLYRLRKKFGGNLSCGAIDEETDFRLSKDWHPKISAKFPSASIRFRYIESFVVISNGRYKLLGSNMTACINEGLTLMALADNVYQTLNCRIYASGIEVWTDEDKINIKDSEADSIYEDFLKYKEQLDYDGKVDWAHLIVSKNIAIKAKVGGSCDKGSSASVSSLPQENLSGSNEYLHALGHIVGMRDDRNHCTCWGPDRCLMDSNPGDGGFSNCSFADYFEKRAAYEKCTSKISKGKANIFAKCGNKVVEENEQCDCGTWKDCEQDRCCETTCKLKAKAKCGFGLCCYNCKYQVAGKLCRPRYSECDLEEFCNGTSHHCPYNSYIQDGTPCSDQSYCFKGMCNSRDQQCKSLFGLSAVSGPFACYKEANQGDRFGNCGTLTGTYFKCKPSNVLCGRLQCVNIKGIPVLGNHYTVVMNFVRQGNLRCWGTDYHPTSSGKMLDLGDVKEGTACGEGFLCINKTCSSVNLMNFDCTVDKCMKRGICNNNKNCHCNYGWAPPFCKKSGFGGSIDSGPAPKLEKSHWKVAMRLTLFLSRCFTLAISGFLTGKIPQNLKSLGKKNPKDVTLANQENKFINVT, from the coding sequence ATGGGGTCTGAGGGAGCCTTGCATCTGAGCGATTCCCTCCTGCTGCTTGGATTGGGCACGCTCCTGCTCGACCTAGGCTGCCTAGCTCAGGACTTAGAGTACCGAGCAGACTTGGGGTACCACCCAGAGAAGGCCTTATCCTATGAAGTTTTCATCCCCAGACAGCTGGTGCCCCATAGGAGGAATCCCGATGTGGCTGGCCAGGTAACCTACCTCCTGCTGTTGGAAGGCAAGAAACAGGTCATCCACCTCCACCCCAAGAAGCTTCACGTGTCCAGACACCTTCGCGTTTTCTCCTTCACTAAGTGGGGAGCCCGACTGGAAGACCAACCTCACATCCCCAGTAACTGCAGCTACAGAGGTTATGTGGAGGGCTCCCCCAATTCCCTGGCTACCTTAAACACCTGCTTTGGGGGACTAAGGGGCATCGTGAACATGTACGGAAGCTTTTACCAAATAGAACCCCTGAACGGCTCCACCAAATTTGAACATGTATTATATCGCCTAAGGAAGAAGTTTGGAGGCAACCTCTCCTGCGGAGCAAttgatgaagaaacagacttCCGTTTATCGAAGGACTGGCACCCAAAGATTTCTGCCAAGTTTCCTTCCGCCTCTATACGCTTTAGGTACATAGAGTCCTTTGTTGTAATATCTAATGGGAGATACAAACTTTTGGGATCCAACATGACTGCTTGCATAAATGAGGGCCTTACTTTGATGGCTCTGGCAGACAACGTTTATCAAACTCTCAATTGTCGAATATATGCATCGGGAATCGAGGTCTGGACTGATGaggacaaaataaatattaaagactCTGAAGCAGATAGCATTTATGAAGACTTTTTGAAATATAAAGAACAATTAGACTATGATGGCAAGGTAGATTGGGCGCATTTAATCGTAAGTAAAAACATCGCCATCAAAGCCAAGGTAGGAGGGTCCTGTGATAAGGGAAGTAGCGCCTCCGTGAGCAGTCTACCTCAAGAGAACTTGAGTGGCTCTAATGAGTATCTTCATGCACTGGGCCATATTGTGGGCATGAGAGATGATAGGAACCATTGTACTTGTTGGGGTCCTGATAGATGCCTGATGGACTCAAACCCTGGGGACGGAGGTTTCAGTAATTGCAGTTTTGCAGATTATTTTGAAAAGAGAGCAGCCTATGAAAAGTGTACATCTAAGATATCGAAAGGAAAGGCAAACATATTTGCAAAATGTGGCAACAAAGTGGTAGAAGAAAATGAACAGTGTGACTGCGGCACATGGAAGGACTGTGAACAAGATCGTTGTTGTGAGACAACCTGTAAATTAAAGGCCAAAGCAAAGTGTGGTTTTGGTCTTTGCTGCTATAATTGTAAATACCAAGTGGCAGGGAAACTGTGTAGACCCAGATATAGCGAATGTGATCTTGAGGAGTTTTGCAATGGCACCTCTCATCACTGCCCATATAACAGCTATATTCAGGATGGCACCCCGTGTTCTGACCAGAGCTACTGTTTCAAAGGGATGTGCAATTCTCGGGACCAGCAGTGCAAGTCTCTTTTTGGACTCAGTGCTGTATCCGGACCTTTTGCCTGTTACAAAGAAGCCAATCAAGGGGACCGTTTTGGCAACTGTGGCACCCTGACAGGTACTTATTTCAAGTGCAAACCTAGTAATGTGTTATGTGGAAGACTGCAGTGTGTCAACATCAAGGGTATTCCTGTACTAGGGAACCACTACACAGTAGTTATGAACTTTGTCCGTCAGGGCAACCTTCGGTGCTGGGGGACAGACTATCATCCTACCAGTTCAGGGAAAATGTTGGATCTTGGAGATGTCAAAGAAGGCACTGCCTGTGGTGAGGGATTTTTATGTATTAACAAGACTTGTTCAAGTGTGAACTTAATGAATTTTGACTGTACAGTGGACAAATGTATGAAGAGAGGAATctgtaacaataataaaaattgtcaCTGTAACTATGGATGGGCCCCTCCATTCTGTAAGAAGAGTGGATTTGGAGGAAGTATTGACAGTGGCCCTGCCCCTAAATTGGAAAAGTCTCACTGGAAAGTTGCAATGCGTTTGACCCTCTTTCTTTCACGGTGTTTTACTTTAGCTATATCAGGGTTTCTGACAGGTAAAATACCCCAAAATTTAAAATCTCTGGGCAAGAAAAATCCAAAGGATGTCACTTTGGCTAATCAAGAAAACAAGTTCATCAATGTCACTTGA